CATTTGCCCTTTCTCTATGGATTGTATACCACCTCTAAATATCTCTCCCACATATGCTGCAGAATTTAATGATAAACCTGTTATAGAGGCAGTTATAGCAGGTAGATTTAGCCCTAAGGAAGGCAGTGCATAATAAATAATTAAAAGTTGCATTAAAAGAGGAGTTCCACGGATTACTTCCACATATATACTTGCAGGATATCTCAAGTATGGTCTTTTTGATATTCTTGCAAGGCTTATTATAAGACCAAGAATAATTCCTATACTTACAGAGATCACAGTAAGGCGCAGTGTCATAACTGCGCCTTTCCATAAATATGGTAATCCTTCTATGAAAACATCTAATCTAAAATCCAAAGTTCCTTACCTCTCTCCTTTACTTAATAGGTAAAGTTCCAAACCATTTCTTATAAATCTCATCGTATTTTCCATTCTTTTTGAGCTGATCGAGAATAAGATTAATCTTAATTAAAAGGTCTGTATCTTCTTTTCTCATGGCAATTCCATATCTTTCAATAGTAAATGGTTTCCCAATACATTTTATTTTGGGATTATTCTTAGCATAATAGAGAGAGACTGGCATATCATTAATAACAGCATCTACTCTACCTAATTCCAAATCCATAAAGGCTTCAGGGATTGTTTCATAACTTCTTATCTCTTTTATTCCTAAACTATCCTTAAGTTTCCTTGCTGATATTTCTCCTGTAGTTCCTAATTGGACCCCAACAATTTTACCCTTCAAATCTTTCTCGCTTTTTATTGATGTATCATTAGCTCTTATTGCAATTATTTGTCCTGAATCAAAATATGGTTTTGAAAAGCTAATCTCTTTCTTTCTTTCCTCAGTTATAGTCATAGCGGACATAATAATATCAAATTTTTTTGCTTTTAATGCTGCAATTATACCATCAAAGGGAGTATTTATAACTTCCAATTTTACTCCTAATGCATTAGCAATCTCCTGAGCTAAATCAATATCAAAACCAACTGGCTTATCTCCTTCCATAAATTCAAAGGGTGCATATGCGACATCACTTCCTACTTTTAAGACTCCTGCCTTCTTAATCCTCTCCACTGCTCCTGCTGAGAGAATTGGCAATGAAAATAACATTAGAAAGAGAATTAATAAAATTATTATCCTCTTCATACTTTTACCTCCTAATTATACTTTAGCTCATTATAAAAATATCTCTTTAAAATGTCAAATTAATGGAGGAGCACATGACTCCCTAATAATCAAACGGGTTGGTAAAATAACCTCTTTTGGCTTTTTCCTTCTCCTTTTGAGTCTTTCCATAAGCAAAAGTCCAGCATTTTTCCCAAGCTCATATGAAGGTTGGTAGATTGAAGTTAGTGGAGGGCAAAAATATTGAAACCATTCCATATCATCAAAAGAAATTACAGAAATATCCTTAGGTATCCTTAATTTTTTCTCGTTTATTGCGGATATAAGACCAAGAGTCATCAAGTTATTTGAGGATATTATTGCAGTAGGAGGATTAGACATTTCAAGTAGTTCTTTGCCCCTTTCATAACCCCCATCTCTTTTAAAATTACCTTCTCTTATTAAATCCTTTTCCATAGGGATATTATGTTCTTCTAATGCCTTAAGATATCCTTCTAATCTCTCTCTTCCAGTAGTAGTATCTAATGGACCAGTAATTATAGCAATTCTTTTATGACCTAAGTTTAGAAGATATTCTGTGGCAGAATAAGTACCAGAAACATTATCCGCTAACACAACATCAGTCTCAATTCCTGATATTCTTCTATCCACAAGAATTACTGGAATATCTTGAGAAATAAATAGTTCTAAATTTTTTCTCGTTTCAGTACTTTTACTTGGAGTTATGATTAATCCATCTACTTGTTTGCTATAAAGAACCTCAATATATTCCCTTTCCTTATTAATATCTTCATCAGAATTACATAAGATTATATTATACTTGTTTTGTAGAAGAACATCTTCAATCCCTCTTACCACTTCTGGATAGAATAAATTTGCAATATTAGAAACTATTAATCCAATAGTATTAGTAGATTTTTTTCTCAAACTTCTTGCAACTATATTTGGTCTATATCCTAACTCTTTTATAGCATCTAATACTTTTTTTCTTGTTTCCTCCTCCACATATCTTGTTTTATTTATGACATGTGATACAGTACTTATTGATACACCTGCTTTTTTAGCAACATCCTTCATTGTTGGTGGTTTAATACCCTTATCTCTTCGTCTCATTTTAGCTACCTCTCCCTTCCATCAATTCTTTGAAATTTTACGCAATCGTTTGGGAAAATTATATCAAATTAATAATAATATGTAAAACTTATATTTGCAAGATCAATAATCAAGTGATATAATCCACTGGTTAACTTAAACTATGAATAACGAGTTATTAAAAGTAAACATAATTTTTAAAGATTTAAAATTTTTCTCTGCGTCCAAAGTAGGAAGCGGAGATAAATC
The nucleotide sequence above comes from Dictyoglomus sp. NZ13-RE01. Encoded proteins:
- a CDS encoding ABC transporter permease encodes the protein MDFRLDVFIEGLPYLWKGAVMTLRLTVISVSIGIILGLIISLARISKRPYLRYPASIYVEVIRGTPLLMQLLIIYYALPSLGLNLPAITASITGLSLNSAAYVGEIFRGGIQSIEKGQMEAARSLGMNYWQAMRYIILPQAFRRILPPLTNEFASMLKESSLASTLAVTELLRTGRELVAWKANVFSPFLGVTLFYLVMTVPLTRLSSYLEKRLKKGD
- a CDS encoding basic amino acid ABC transporter substrate-binding protein, whose product is MKRIIILLILFLMLFSLPILSAGAVERIKKAGVLKVGSDVAYAPFEFMEGDKPVGFDIDLAQEIANALGVKLEVINTPFDGIIAALKAKKFDIIMSAMTITEERKKEISFSKPYFDSGQIIAIRANDTSIKSEKDLKGKIVGVQLGTTGEISARKLKDSLGIKEIRSYETIPEAFMDLELGRVDAVINDMPVSLYYAKNNPKIKCIGKPFTIERYGIAMRKEDTDLLIKINLILDQLKKNGKYDEIYKKWFGTLPIK
- a CDS encoding LacI family transcriptional regulator: MRRRDKGIKPPTMKDVAKKAGVSISTVSHVINKTRYVEEETRKKVLDAIKELGYRPNIVARSLRKKSTNTIGLIVSNIANLFYPEVVRGIEDVLLQNKYNIILCNSDEDINKEREYIEVLYSKQVDGLIITPSKSTETRKNLELFISQDIPVILVDRRISGIETDVVLADNVSGTYSATEYLLNLGHKRIAIITGPLDTTTGRERLEGYLKALEEHNIPMEKDLIREGNFKRDGGYERGKELLEMSNPPTAIISSNNLMTLGLISAINEKKLRIPKDISVISFDDMEWFQYFCPPLTSIYQPSYELGKNAGLLLMERLKRRRKKPKEVILPTRLIIRESCAPPLI